One stretch of Candidatus Thermokryptus mobilis DNA includes these proteins:
- a CDS encoding LptE family protein, with protein sequence MKIKLVFIIFAIAFSSCRYSFTGASVPPHLKTIAITLFDDQSGYGRATLREELTEKLIEKFIKDNTLKVADRNTANSILEGVIVSVQDNPVVVGTGERVKKSRITITVKVSYYDMVKRTKLWERTFSNWGEYELEGDTQANLQFRIQTAIQTAIDKLSEDILLATVSNW encoded by the coding sequence GTGAAAATTAAACTCGTTTTTATTATATTTGCAATTGCTTTTTCAAGTTGTAGATACTCGTTCACTGGGGCATCCGTTCCGCCCCATTTGAAAACCATAGCGATAACACTTTTTGACGACCAAAGCGGTTATGGTCGTGCAACCTTGAGAGAAGAATTGACGGAAAAGTTGATTGAGAAATTCATCAAGGATAATACATTGAAAGTCGCTGATAGAAACACGGCTAATTCAATACTTGAAGGCGTTATCGTAAGTGTCCAAGATAACCCGGTTGTAGTCGGAACTGGTGAAAGAGTCAAAAAATCAAGGATAACGATAACTGTCAAGGTCAGCTATTACGATATGGTGAAAAGGACAAAACTTTGGGAAAGGACTTTCTCAAACTGGGGCGAATACGAACTTGAAGGAGATACCCAGGCAAATTTACAATTTAGGATTCAAACGGCGATTCAAACGGCTATAGATAAACTTTCTGAAGATATTTTACTTGCAACAGTTTCAAACTGGTAA
- a CDS encoding cellulose synthase family protein, which produces MLEDLILVIYFLSILALSIFGAHGFVLVYYYLRIKKEEAEGKRKKLKPKLLEELFGDEKNFPAVTIQLPIYNEVYVAPRLLDAISKIDYPKEKMQIQVLDDSTDETVQVVALKVMELKSKGFDIEHIRRGTREGFKAGALKYGLKFAKGDFIAIFDADFVPNPDFLKKTLPYFYLDGNIGMVQTRWEHINENYSLLTQAQALALNGHFIMEQYVRNEVGFFITFNGTGGIWRKACIEDAGNWEGDTLAEDMDLSYRAQLKKWKFIFLKDVVSPAELPSEINALKSQQFRWTKGAIEVGLKYLKTIWKESLPLKIKLEATFHLTNNFVFPFILLTALLNPIVVMIKESGNYDWYYFILGIFVIPFFGPFLIYTLAQMEIYKDWRDKIILFPLFLAGSMGLAVNNTRAVILALIGKKTEFVRTPKYGIKEETEKWENRKYVASRVEWVTFVELFLAGYMLVAIILSAYYLELAAIPFQAMFFAGFSFIGALSIKHSKVWNEYIRRVSLVWNIIRGKFALQRFRVR; this is translated from the coding sequence ATGTTAGAGGACTTAATTCTGGTTATTTATTTCCTTTCAATTTTAGCCCTTTCAATTTTCGGAGCCCATGGATTTGTCCTCGTCTATTATTATTTAAGGATTAAAAAAGAGGAAGCGGAGGGGAAGAGGAAAAAATTAAAACCGAAGTTGCTTGAGGAACTTTTCGGCGATGAGAAAAACTTTCCAGCTGTCACAATTCAACTTCCAATTTATAATGAAGTTTATGTTGCACCACGCCTTCTTGATGCAATAAGCAAGATAGATTACCCGAAGGAAAAAATGCAAATACAAGTCCTTGACGATTCAACCGATGAAACAGTTCAGGTCGTAGCTTTGAAAGTCATGGAGTTAAAGTCAAAAGGTTTTGATATTGAACATATCCGTCGGGGGACAAGAGAGGGTTTTAAAGCTGGAGCGTTAAAGTACGGGTTAAAATTTGCAAAGGGCGATTTCATCGCAATTTTTGACGCTGATTTCGTTCCGAATCCCGACTTTCTAAAGAAAACATTGCCTTATTTTTACCTTGATGGGAACATCGGGATGGTTCAAACGAGGTGGGAGCATATAAATGAAAATTATTCGCTTCTAACCCAAGCTCAAGCTCTTGCTCTAAACGGTCACTTTATAATGGAACAGTATGTAAGGAATGAAGTTGGATTTTTCATAACATTCAATGGAACTGGGGGAATTTGGCGAAAGGCGTGCATTGAAGATGCAGGAAATTGGGAAGGTGACACGCTCGCAGAAGATATGGATTTAAGCTACCGCGCTCAGTTAAAGAAATGGAAATTTATCTTCTTAAAAGATGTTGTTTCCCCAGCAGAACTACCCTCGGAGATAAACGCCCTGAAATCACAGCAATTTAGATGGACAAAAGGAGCAATTGAAGTCGGGCTTAAATATCTAAAGACAATTTGGAAGGAAAGTTTGCCTCTAAAAATTAAACTTGAAGCGACATTTCATTTAACGAACAACTTCGTCTTCCCATTTATCCTTTTGACCGCGCTTTTGAATCCAATCGTAGTTATGATCAAAGAAAGCGGAAATTACGACTGGTATTACTTTATCCTGGGAATTTTTGTCATACCATTTTTTGGACCATTTCTCATTTACACTCTCGCTCAAATGGAAATTTATAAAGATTGGCGTGATAAGATAATCCTGTTTCCACTTTTTCTTGCTGGGAGTATGGGGCTTGCGGTCAACAATACAAGAGCTGTAATACTGGCATTGATCGGCAAAAAGACAGAATTTGTCAGGACACCAAAATATGGAATTAAAGAGGAAACAGAAAAATGGGAAAATAGAAAATATGTCGCTTCAAGGGTTGAGTGGGTCACATTTGTAGAGCTTTTCCTTGCTGGATATATGCTTGTGGCGATTATTTTAAGCGCTTACTATCTTGAACTTGCAGCTATACCTTTCCAAGCGATGTTCTTCGCTGGGTTCTCATTTATCGGAGCTTTATCAATAAAGCATTCAAAGGTTTGGAACGAATATATCAGGAGGGTTTCGCTTGTGTGGAATATAATCAGGGGGAAATTTGCTCTTCAAAGGTTTAGAGTAAGATAA